One Mercenaria mercenaria strain notata chromosome 12, MADL_Memer_1, whole genome shotgun sequence DNA segment encodes these proteins:
- the LOC128547361 gene encoding complement C1q-like protein 3 isoform X2, producing the protein MLHSAINAFVLLFLMDRVNVSLTTEPVCSKFDYEEKLLEKMIRTEVKVEAIESEIVKTQDSVLNTLNEIKKKVVDINDRFEDLRNNITEEMIAKTKDLEKNEEEIARPSVAFYAHHVTDLALDVTDEIIVFDTIVTNEGSGYEKSTGIFTAPVGGLYQFTGYVCAQTGKYSFVGLSLAGKVVAAATNYDSGYYTCSSVGAVVRVKSGEEIWMKCTLGHNSAYRLFQDQFRMNTFSGILLNK; encoded by the exons ATGTTGCACTCTGCTATTAATGCGTTTGTTCTTTTGTTTCTTATGGATAGGGTCAATGTTTCTTTGACTACAGAACCagtatgttcaaaatttgattaTGAAGAAAAGCTTCTAGAAAAAATGATTAGAACGGAGGTCAAGGTTGAAGCGATAGAAAGTGAAATAGTGAAAACTCAAGATTCTGTCTTGAACACTTTAAACGAAATAAAGAAGAAAGTTGTCGATATCAACGACAGATTTGaagacttaagaaataatatcacAGAAGAGATGATTGCAAAAACTAAGGATTTAGAGAAGAATGAGG AGGAGATAGCACGGCCCTCGGTCGCATTTTATGCACACCACGTGACAGATCTGGCCCTTGATGTGACTGACGAGATCATTGTGTTTGATACAATCGTTACAAATGAGGGTTCTGGATACGAAAAATCCACAGGGATCTTCACTGCCCCTGTCGGGGGATTGTACCAGTTCACAGGCTATGTTTGTGCACAAACTGGAAAATATTCCTTCGTTGGCTTGTCATTGGCTGGGAAGGTTGTTGCGGCAGCAACAAATTACGATAGTGGCTACTACACATGTAGTTCTGTAGGAGCAGTAGTTAGAGTGAAATCAGGTGAAGAGATATGGATGAAATGTACACTAGGACATAATTCTGCTTATAGGTTATTTCAAGACCAGTTTAGAATGAACACGTTCAGTGGCATTCTGCTGAACAAATAG
- the LOC128547361 gene encoding complement C1q-like protein 2 isoform X1: MLHSAINAFVLLFLMDRVNVSLTTEPVCSKFDYEEKLLEKMIRTEVKVEAIESEIVKTQDSVLNTLNEIKKKVVDINDRFEDLRNNITEEMIAKTKDLEKNEEIFKNSFEELRTKFTNDMENQRNALTDLKEEIARPSVAFYAHHVTDLALDVTDEIIVFDTIVTNEGSGYEKSTGIFTAPVGGLYQFTGYVCAQTGKYSFVGLSLAGKVVAAATNYDSGYYTCSSVGAVVRVKSGEEIWMKCTLGHNSAYRLFQDQFRMNTFSGILLNK, from the exons ATGTTGCACTCTGCTATTAATGCGTTTGTTCTTTTGTTTCTTATGGATAGGGTCAATGTTTCTTTGACTACAGAACCagtatgttcaaaatttgattaTGAAGAAAAGCTTCTAGAAAAAATGATTAGAACGGAGGTCAAGGTTGAAGCGATAGAAAGTGAAATAGTGAAAACTCAAGATTCTGTCTTGAACACTTTAAACGAAATAAAGAAGAAAGTTGTCGATATCAACGACAGATTTGaagacttaagaaataatatcacAGAAGAGATGATTGCAAAAACTAAGGATTTAGAGAAGAATGAGG AAATCTTCAAGAATTCATTTGAGGAACTACGAACGAAATTCACGAACGACATGGAGAATCAAAGAAACGCTCTTACTGACCTCAAAG AGGAGATAGCACGGCCCTCGGTCGCATTTTATGCACACCACGTGACAGATCTGGCCCTTGATGTGACTGACGAGATCATTGTGTTTGATACAATCGTTACAAATGAGGGTTCTGGATACGAAAAATCCACAGGGATCTTCACTGCCCCTGTCGGGGGATTGTACCAGTTCACAGGCTATGTTTGTGCACAAACTGGAAAATATTCCTTCGTTGGCTTGTCATTGGCTGGGAAGGTTGTTGCGGCAGCAACAAATTACGATAGTGGCTACTACACATGTAGTTCTGTAGGAGCAGTAGTTAGAGTGAAATCAGGTGAAGAGATATGGATGAAATGTACACTAGGACATAATTCTGCTTATAGGTTATTTCAAGACCAGTTTAGAATGAACACGTTCAGTGGCATTCTGCTGAACAAATAG